Proteins encoded in a region of the Paenibacillus sp. E222 genome:
- a CDS encoding RNA polymerase sigma factor — METKAEMKKMLFVQSEDETAFVQSIMEHQDTLISIAYSYLRNRHDALEAVQEMTCRAWIKRRSLKNEKAFKSWIIRILIYVCIDEQRRRKRATPLPSEGLEEAISESGSAECSDNRLAMWTMLEKIKPKYRHVLLLKYYNDMTSIEIASILGKPEGTIKTWQHKGLELLRKQMKNRGDWHDN; from the coding sequence GTGGAAACCAAAGCCGAGATGAAAAAGATGCTGTTTGTACAGAGCGAAGACGAGACGGCATTTGTCCAATCCATCATGGAGCATCAGGACACGCTGATCTCCATTGCCTACAGTTACCTGCGTAATCGTCATGATGCGCTCGAAGCCGTACAGGAGATGACATGCCGGGCCTGGATCAAGCGTCGCTCTCTGAAAAATGAGAAGGCGTTCAAATCGTGGATTATTCGTATTCTGATCTACGTGTGCATTGATGAACAAAGACGTCGCAAACGGGCCACACCACTGCCAAGCGAAGGGTTGGAAGAGGCGATATCCGAGTCTGGCAGTGCAGAATGCAGCGACAACAGACTTGCGATGTGGACCATGCTTGAGAAAATCAAACCTAAATACCGCCATGTATTACTGCTGAAATACTATAATGACATGACGTCGATTGAGATTGCCTCCATTCTTGGCAAACCGGAGGGCACCATCAAGACCTGGCAGCATAAAGGGTTGGAACTGTTACGGAAACAGATGAAGAACAGGGGGGATTGGCATGACAACTAG
- a CDS encoding SMI1/KNR4 family protein — protein MEMYKAQLERIQGKLNKLQTLDPERNLFGAENHQYDMAPVWTLDEIKAFEQKWKIELPEEYQAFLLGVGSGGTGPYYGLEKPENGIYLVMDYEDELNAISEPFPHVESWNWDVDWYDDSKEEDEWAALEHEYYDPKWSAGMLRISDFGCGVSLNLIVKGLSYGEIWTDDRANSNGIYPDHYMGNTERLGFLDWYELWLDRSINDLNGED, from the coding sequence ATGGAAATGTACAAGGCCCAGTTGGAACGCATACAGGGAAAGTTGAACAAACTTCAGACTCTGGACCCGGAGCGGAATCTGTTTGGGGCAGAGAATCATCAATATGATATGGCTCCGGTATGGACATTGGATGAGATTAAGGCATTTGAACAGAAATGGAAGATAGAGCTGCCTGAAGAGTATCAAGCTTTTCTGCTTGGGGTTGGCAGTGGTGGAACAGGTCCCTATTATGGGCTGGAAAAGCCTGAAAACGGCATATATTTGGTGATGGATTATGAGGATGAGTTGAATGCGATTTCCGAGCCGTTCCCACATGTGGAATCCTGGAATTGGGATGTTGACTGGTACGACGACAGCAAGGAAGAGGACGAGTGGGCAGCGCTTGAACATGAGTATTATGATCCGAAATGGTCGGCAGGGATGCTGCGAATCAGTGATTTTGGATGTGGCGTGTCACTTAATCTGATTGTGAAGGGATTGTCCTACGGAGAGATCTGGACCGATGATCGAGCGAACAGTAATGGGATTTATCCGGATCATTATATGGGCAACACGGAGCGGCTGGGTTTTCTGGACTGGTATGAATTGTGGCTGGACCGCTCGATCAATGACTTGAATGGGGAAGATTAG
- a CDS encoding DUF6386 family protein yields the protein MNGKFQFFTDTAALCLYDLAALKHRVEDTPDWWSIAEDELTEVNAGNCLFLNLGEDGQYEVTWSLDDAGKELETAQVYHLRVPSGNVYLGAADDVSGGELEPDESCGGVLLQLKPGNYACTVTKEDNQISINITPSLQSENSLNDLIRI from the coding sequence ATGAACGGGAAATTTCAGTTCTTCACGGATACGGCAGCATTGTGCCTGTATGATCTGGCGGCGCTAAAACATCGTGTTGAAGATACACCGGACTGGTGGTCTATTGCAGAGGATGAACTGACTGAGGTAAATGCAGGCAACTGTTTGTTTCTGAACCTGGGTGAAGATGGACAGTATGAGGTGACATGGAGTCTGGATGATGCGGGGAAGGAACTGGAGACTGCACAGGTATACCATTTACGTGTCCCTTCCGGTAACGTGTATCTGGGAGCTGCCGATGATGTCAGTGGGGGTGAGTTGGAGCCGGATGAGTCATGTGGCGGTGTATTGCTCCAGTTGAAACCTGGAAATTATGCATGTACGGTAACGAAGGAAGACAACCAAATTTCGATTAACATCACACCCAGTCTGCAAAGCGAAAATAGTTTGAATGACTTGATCCGGATCTAA
- a CDS encoding S9 family peptidase gives MFKHLSPRLRLFTLPLFRWLITALIIILFIVSWVLVQNTFNMKETRISIPTAHGQLTGILALPKHHSDKVGLVVFVHGDGPINASYDGGYRPLWEKLAMAGYASLSLDKPGIGGSSGNWLDQTMEDRAQDVLTALEWARKEASIDQDRIGLWGASQAGWVIPYVVKQDAGIAFSILVSPAINWITQGRYNTRQEMLQEEYTREEITARQLYNDQVLQLIRNKATYDEYLHMANKEQLISKERWTFIVNNVESDATDGLASFHSPVHLVLGGRDINVDVQETERVYRQMIPQSLLSVTKLPDADHSMLPSSLVHSTFKTYATALFSPRKLMDAHYLDDIVQFLNSIRDKS, from the coding sequence TTGTTCAAACATTTATCCCCTAGATTAAGATTATTCACACTCCCACTTTTCAGATGGCTGATCACTGCGCTGATCATCATTCTGTTCATTGTGTCTTGGGTGCTCGTTCAGAACACATTCAACATGAAAGAAACACGCATCTCCATTCCAACCGCACATGGACAATTAACGGGTATACTCGCACTGCCCAAACATCATTCAGATAAGGTTGGCCTTGTCGTTTTTGTACATGGAGATGGTCCAATTAATGCCAGTTATGACGGTGGATACCGACCTTTGTGGGAAAAGCTTGCCATGGCGGGATATGCCTCCCTCTCGTTGGATAAACCTGGTATTGGTGGTTCCTCGGGGAACTGGCTTGACCAAACCATGGAGGATCGTGCACAGGATGTCTTAACCGCCCTTGAATGGGCCAGAAAAGAAGCCTCTATTGATCAAGATCGAATTGGTTTGTGGGGTGCCAGCCAGGCTGGATGGGTCATTCCATACGTCGTGAAACAAGATGCGGGTATTGCATTTAGCATTTTGGTTTCCCCCGCCATCAACTGGATTACACAGGGCAGATACAACACCCGGCAAGAAATGCTCCAGGAAGAATATACCAGGGAAGAGATCACTGCAAGACAGCTCTATAATGACCAGGTTCTGCAGCTGATTCGAAACAAGGCCACCTATGATGAATACCTGCACATGGCTAATAAGGAGCAGCTCATTTCCAAGGAGCGCTGGACGTTTATCGTCAACAATGTGGAATCGGATGCCACAGATGGGCTAGCTTCGTTTCATAGCCCTGTTCATCTTGTGCTTGGAGGTAGAGATATAAATGTCGATGTTCAAGAGACAGAACGTGTGTATCGTCAGATGATTCCACAGTCACTGCTCAGTGTAACCAAACTACCGGATGCAGATCATTCGATGCTGCCCTCTTCACTGGTGCATTCTACGTTCAAAACCTATGCAACCGCCTTGTTCTCTCCACGAAAGCTTATGGACGCACACTATTTGGACGATATCGTTCAATTTTTGAACTCTATTAGGGATAAATCTTAA
- a CDS encoding DUF4179 domain-containing protein yields the protein MTTSPEEQALFADASQAKLERQQLNPADTAFAIQRGLAKARTRRMTGHVQLKWITAVLVTALAAGWLLMGPLGASTPQQAMYSQPAQNWGVLEPFRELAGKEVDGNTISSAINNGYVQLVNRSVKSGIYQLTVNAVMADENKMIVLYTAQTDASQEIYSVPKTNVVNGMTNQSLGYSGISSLYTPNGKYTLYGRSTVEMDGNTPLPDQVKFDFRISSVVPDLLADTNKVKKDPKYQFSKPMEVSFDLDPKFSVPKTEKIKLNQLFTIGGHEVLLSEAEVSPLMTRVRFIYEPNQKIDYKTKLSVSDVVNPIEIVSTTKDGQKTKLSGVSGNGTEDGMIYSFSSNLLDGPQSLVLKLRGEPGKVYDDWQEAEKHMLELRIK from the coding sequence ATGACAACTAGTCCGGAGGAACAGGCACTTTTCGCAGATGCTTCCCAGGCTAAGCTGGAGAGACAGCAATTGAATCCGGCGGACACGGCCTTTGCCATTCAGCGAGGTCTGGCAAAGGCAAGAACTCGGCGAATGACAGGTCATGTGCAATTAAAGTGGATTACGGCGGTGCTCGTAACAGCTCTAGCAGCCGGTTGGCTGCTGATGGGTCCACTTGGCGCTTCTACACCACAACAGGCAATGTACAGCCAGCCCGCACAGAATTGGGGAGTTCTTGAACCTTTTCGGGAGTTGGCTGGAAAAGAGGTAGACGGAAACACGATTTCATCCGCAATTAACAATGGTTATGTACAGCTCGTGAATCGTTCTGTGAAATCAGGAATATATCAGTTAACCGTCAATGCAGTGATGGCGGATGAAAACAAGATGATCGTATTGTACACAGCCCAGACGGATGCTTCCCAGGAGATATATTCAGTTCCCAAAACGAATGTGGTCAATGGCATGACGAACCAATCGCTTGGCTATAGCGGTATAAGCAGCCTGTACACCCCAAATGGAAAGTATACACTTTACGGACGCAGCACCGTTGAAATGGATGGGAATACACCGCTTCCTGATCAAGTGAAGTTCGATTTTCGCATTTCATCTGTAGTTCCTGATCTGTTGGCTGACACGAATAAGGTTAAAAAAGATCCCAAATACCAATTCTCGAAACCGATGGAAGTGAGCTTCGATCTGGACCCTAAATTTTCGGTACCCAAGACAGAAAAGATCAAACTTAATCAGTTATTTACGATTGGGGGTCATGAGGTATTGTTATCTGAAGCAGAGGTATCACCACTTATGACACGGGTAAGATTTATCTATGAACCTAATCAAAAAATTGATTATAAAACTAAACTCTCCGTCAGTGATGTGGTTAACCCTATCGAGATTGTATCCACGACCAAGGACGGGCAGAAGACCAAATTGTCCGGTGTATCAGGTAATGGGACGGAAGATGGGATGATCTATTCCTTTAGTAGTAATCTGCTGGATGGCCCACAATCTCTGGTATTAAAACTTCGCGGTGAACCCGGCAAAGTTTACGATGATTGGCAGGAAGCCGAGAAACATATGCTGGAACTGAGAATCAAATAG
- a CDS encoding MerR family transcriptional regulator: protein MNNYITIRELSKLMHVSVHQIRYFEEKKILFPAYVDTNHYRMYGMDEIYQLSHILLLRKLNVPVQQIKECLLSYSADDYYGLLTDSLQDVQSQIDSLIHMKQFIQSILQEQQEWISQSQQDQRIPIYVMKEIPVRHFTTWITIQPNESLHARALYQHRTEQHALFETDFHYLYSSDQVAVCVPSSNAISDSFVEKGLYLTRSFTVTSEENIAQEIHHLNEHAFQAAYVLVDPIILIEKSYLSMLGTDQLHYEIQARIEVTHPEVKERNQS from the coding sequence ATGAACAACTACATCACAATTCGCGAACTATCCAAATTAATGCATGTTTCAGTCCATCAAATTCGATATTTTGAGGAAAAAAAGATACTTTTCCCGGCATATGTGGATACCAACCACTACCGTATGTATGGAATGGATGAGATCTACCAGCTTTCTCACATCCTTTTATTGCGTAAGCTGAATGTCCCTGTTCAGCAAATCAAAGAGTGCCTGCTCTCCTATTCCGCAGATGACTATTACGGATTATTAACCGATTCGCTTCAAGATGTACAATCACAGATTGATTCGTTGATCCATATGAAGCAATTTATTCAGAGCATATTGCAGGAGCAGCAGGAATGGATCAGCCAATCACAGCAGGATCAGCGTATACCCATATATGTGATGAAGGAAATTCCCGTTCGGCACTTCACCACTTGGATCACCATCCAACCAAACGAATCTTTGCATGCCCGTGCACTGTATCAGCATCGTACGGAACAACATGCATTGTTTGAAACTGATTTTCACTACCTGTATAGCTCAGATCAGGTTGCTGTCTGTGTACCGTCTTCTAATGCTATCAGCGATTCTTTTGTGGAAAAAGGTTTGTATCTAACCAGATCCTTCACAGTGACATCCGAAGAAAATATTGCCCAGGAAATTCATCACCTTAACGAACACGCATTTCAAGCTGCTTATGTGCTGGTAGACCCAATAATTTTAATTGAAAAGTCCTATCTCTCCATGTTAGGAACTGATCAATTACACTATGAGATCCAGGCCAGAATTGAGGTCACTCACCCTGAAGTGAAAGAAAGGAACCAATCATGA
- a CDS encoding N-acetyltransferase, producing the protein MNLTTPIQIVDYDDHNQHQLAVRTLIVHSFAAKFEALVPLAPTEIVDLLGAIWVEQGNSLSSRQFIAMDGNQVVGVLYLKWYLKKKLHIKKEIHQIPFRKLCKQYGLRNVFTFMVGMIALDYKPGPQECYIEHLAVATSHRKRGIARQLLITAQKFAKQRLHCEYISLHVSSKNTPAIHLYNQMNFRGKSSHTSPFRKFLFREPEWIFMISPISDIEEVFHCSNIYPLD; encoded by the coding sequence ATGAACCTCACGACTCCGATTCAAATTGTTGACTATGATGATCACAATCAACATCAACTGGCTGTCCGAACGTTAATAGTCCATTCTTTTGCAGCCAAGTTTGAGGCTCTTGTGCCGCTCGCCCCAACAGAGATAGTTGACTTGCTTGGCGCTATATGGGTTGAGCAGGGAAACTCACTATCCAGTAGGCAGTTCATTGCTATGGATGGAAATCAGGTTGTGGGGGTTCTATACCTGAAATGGTACCTCAAAAAAAAACTACATATAAAAAAAGAGATCCACCAAATTCCATTCCGTAAGCTTTGCAAGCAATACGGACTACGCAATGTCTTCACATTTATGGTCGGGATGATTGCCTTGGACTATAAGCCGGGTCCACAGGAATGTTACATTGAGCATCTGGCTGTAGCCACAAGTCACCGAAAGCGTGGAATTGCCAGACAGCTGCTGATTACAGCTCAAAAATTCGCAAAACAACGTCTTCATTGTGAATATATATCTTTGCATGTATCCAGCAAAAACACGCCAGCCATTCATCTTTATAATCAAATGAACTTCAGAGGGAAATCATCACATACCAGCCCTTTCAGAAAATTCCTGTTCCGTGAACCCGAATGGATTTTCATGATCAGCCCTATCTCAGACATCGAGGAGGTATTCCATTGTTCAAACATTTATCCCCTAGATTAA